A genomic segment from Candidatus Buchananbacteria bacterium CG10_big_fil_rev_8_21_14_0_10_42_9 encodes:
- a CDS encoding tRNA guanosine(34) transglycosylase Tgt — translation MTYFKIVKKSKKSKARLTKLTTKHGEIAGPFFMPIATRGAVKNVSVDEMMELGAQILLSNTYHLLLEPGMAVMKKASGLHQFMNWPGPILTDSGGYQVFSLGKHRKITEHGVYFADPKNGNKYFLTPERAVQIQSIIGADIMMVLDECPPYPCSKKYAKESLELTTGWAKRCLAEKKKLKNKNLLFGIVQGSTFKDLRTESARQLTAMNFDGFAIGGVAVGEPRQKMAQVLKWVEPLLPPDKPRYLMGLGRPEELVMAVKNGMDMFDCVIPTREARHGRLYVFNFAKPNINSKSFYKTI, via the coding sequence ATGACTTATTTTAAAATAGTTAAAAAAAGTAAGAAATCCAAAGCGCGATTAACCAAACTAACAACCAAGCACGGCGAAATTGCCGGGCCGTTTTTTATGCCGATTGCCACTCGGGGAGCGGTGAAAAACGTGTCAGTGGATGAGATGATGGAGCTTGGAGCACAAATTTTATTGTCTAACACTTATCATCTGTTATTGGAGCCGGGCATGGCGGTAATGAAAAAAGCGAGCGGGCTGCATCAGTTTATGAATTGGCCAGGACCAATATTAACAGATTCGGGCGGCTATCAAGTTTTTTCTTTAGGCAAGCATAGAAAAATTACCGAACACGGTGTTTATTTTGCGGATCCTAAAAACGGCAACAAATATTTTTTAACGCCTGAGCGCGCGGTACAAATTCAAAGTATTATTGGCGCAGATATTATGATGGTGCTAGATGAGTGTCCGCCGTACCCTTGCTCAAAAAAATATGCCAAAGAATCTTTGGAGCTAACCACCGGTTGGGCCAAGCGCTGCTTAGCTGAAAAGAAGAAGTTAAAAAATAAAAATTTGCTTTTTGGCATTGTTCAAGGAAGCACCTTTAAAGATTTACGAACTGAATCGGCGCGGCAATTAACCGCAATGAATTTTGATGGATTTGCGATTGGTGGGGTGGCCGTTGGCGAACCGCGTCAAAAAATGGCGCAAGTATTAAAATGGGTAGAGCCTTTATTGCCGCCCGATAAGCCTCGTTATCTCATGGGTCTTGGCCGCCCAGAAGAATTAGTTATGGCGGTAAAAAACGGGATGGACATGTTTGATTGCGTCATTCCAACGCGTGAAGCTCGCCATGGCCGGTTATATGTATTTAATTTTGCTAAACCAAATATTAATTCAAAATCATTTTATAAAACCATA